In Osmerus eperlanus chromosome 17, fOsmEpe2.1, whole genome shotgun sequence, a single genomic region encodes these proteins:
- the LOC134038087 gene encoding uncharacterized protein LOC134038087 gives MILSSLKHIVNVVPLIGHLRWKTLCKSGKISGDTFHQSFMEWAICRYEVDKMCQEQPFVCPPCTPEMLAVAVDGNRKHYRFKKAGSQDSHGHLEGVFLCEDSKVSEFVDHVHKATKPSLNIQSLQQQKDSLEALTTELSVDNSTILQWVTDAPVEDSDAPVELQKKMEEMSASIRQRTHRLYRQNDTNKGRHRMSEEKGKLAALVLEHNTLVQPSERVESVELIFQPEYIFPWHVPTSDTDILTKKKVFEKVMGIRRLEEEEVVLVKEMKQHWEYLKRRAEVLEQSISGDCWNLSPKGRKGLQSLHQRKLTELKSHQAVVRQMYLQHLHLDLTEPDLDLEELLEEGQECLSSDTSSDDDENVNT, from the exons ATGATCTTGTCCTCCCTGAAGCACATTGTGAATGTTGTGCCTCTCATTGGACACCTGCGCTGGAAGACGTTGTGCAAA AGTGGTAAAATATCTGGAGACACTTTCCACCAAAGTTTCATGGAATGGGCCATCTGCAGATATGAGGTTGACAAGATGTGCCAGGAGCAGCCGTTTGTCTGCCCTCCATGCACTCCCGAAATGCTTGCTGTAGCAGTGGATGGCAATCGCAAGCATTATCGTTTCAAGAAGGCAGGGAG TCAGGACAGTCATGGCCACTTGGAAGGTGTTTTCCTTTGCGAGGACAGCAAGGTGTCAGAGTTTGTAGACCATGTCCACAAGGCCACCAA ACCTTCATTGAACATTCAAagtctgcaacaacaaaaagacaGCCTGGAGGCCTTAACGACAGAGCTGTCAGTCGACAACTCCACAATCCTGCAGTGGGTGACCGATG CACCAGTGGAGGACAGTGATGCACCTGTGGAGTTgcagaagaagatggaggaaaTGTCTGCCAGCATCAGGCAGAGAACACATCGGCTGTACAGGCAGAATG ACACGAACAAGGGTCGCCACAGGATGAGCGAGGAGAAAGGGAAGCTGGCTGCCCTGGTCCTGGAACATAATACACTTGTCCAGCCATCCGAAAGAGTGGAGTCAGTGGAGTTAATCTTCCAGCCAGAATACATATTCCCCTGGCACGTTCCAACATCTG ATACTGACATTCTCACAAAAAAGAAGGTCTTTGAGAAGGTCATGGGTAtccggaggctggaggaggaagaagtggtCCTCGTCAAAGAGATGAAGCAACACTGGGAATACCTGAAGAGACGTGCTGAGGTCTTGGAGCAGTCAATCTCTG GTGACTGTTGGAACCTGTCACCAAAAGGGAGGAAGGGACTCCAAAGTTTGCACCAGAGGAAGCTTACAGAGTTGAAGTCTCACCAGGCTGTAGTGAGACAGATGTATCTCCAACACCTTCACCTGGATCTTACAGAACCCGACCTGGACCTGGAAGAACTCCTGGAAGAGGGCCAGGAATGTTTAAGCTCTGACACCAGCTCAGATGATGACGAAAATGTCAACACCTAG